A genome region from Leifsonia sp. Root112D2 includes the following:
- the relB gene encoding type II toxin-antitoxin system RelB family antitoxin: MPQINLRVDDETERRLQYLSARTGRSKTFYATEALTQYLDENEDYLLAKDALEEFAQSNDDAIDLADVVWPA, encoded by the coding sequence ATGCCGCAAATCAATCTCCGCGTTGACGATGAAACCGAGCGCCGTCTGCAGTACTTGTCCGCGCGCACTGGGCGGTCGAAAACGTTCTATGCCACCGAAGCTTTGACACAGTATCTGGACGAGAACGAGGACTACCTCCTGGCAAAAGACGCGTTGGAGGAATTCGCTCAGTCCAACGATGATGCGATCGACCTTGCCGACGTGGTCTGGCCTGCGTGA
- a CDS encoding L-rhamnose mutarotase: MMEQPERHAFVVGVRPEKREEYLRLHAAVWPGVEAKLSERNIRNYSIFVFDDVLFAYYEYVGDDHDADMKRIAADPVSQEWWTHTDPCQVRIADERDAGSLWQPIDEVWHLA; this comes from the coding sequence ATGATGGAGCAGCCCGAGCGGCACGCCTTCGTGGTGGGAGTGCGGCCCGAGAAGCGCGAGGAGTACCTTCGCCTTCACGCGGCGGTGTGGCCCGGCGTCGAGGCCAAGCTGAGCGAACGCAACATTCGTAACTACAGCATCTTCGTCTTCGACGACGTGCTGTTCGCCTACTACGAATACGTCGGCGACGACCATGACGCTGACATGAAGCGCATTGCCGCCGACCCCGTGTCGCAAGAGTGGTGGACGCACACCGACCCGTGCCAGGTGCGGATCGCCGACGAACGCGATGCCGGCTCGCTGTGGCAACCCATCGACGAGGTGTGGCACCTGGCATGA
- a CDS encoding FadR/GntR family transcriptional regulator: MVSESMAASRLIPQRLPAGRLGVAVVAELVDLIVTEQLKEGDLLPPEGVLSEHFGVSRTVLRESVKRLEEKGLVIVSQGRGTQVRAPGYWNMLDPVVLSALIDNDESLGVLDELTIVRASLESAMAGAVAESHTSEELRRLQNALTAMRESEFETDSFRQADVVFHYALMEISGNGLAENIAKHLYKRAVESSRYQGINPPDAVPLTLDEHGAIVDAIARNDVAGAQKAMHDHIHVSWERRRLPDHSPHVRSDGAEESDDQSSE; encoded by the coding sequence ATGGTGTCAGAGTCGATGGCCGCGTCCCGGTTGATTCCTCAGCGCTTGCCTGCCGGTCGGCTCGGCGTTGCCGTCGTCGCAGAACTCGTTGACCTGATCGTGACCGAGCAGCTCAAGGAGGGCGACTTGTTGCCGCCGGAGGGTGTTCTCAGCGAGCACTTCGGCGTCAGTCGCACCGTGCTTCGCGAGTCCGTCAAGCGGCTCGAGGAGAAGGGGTTGGTCATCGTCTCGCAGGGCCGCGGCACGCAGGTACGCGCCCCTGGTTACTGGAACATGCTCGACCCGGTGGTTCTCTCGGCCCTGATCGACAACGATGAGAGCCTCGGCGTTCTCGACGAACTGACGATCGTGCGGGCCAGCCTGGAGTCAGCGATGGCCGGCGCCGTTGCCGAGTCACACACTTCGGAGGAGCTGCGTCGCCTGCAGAACGCCCTCACCGCCATGCGCGAAAGCGAGTTCGAGACTGACTCGTTTCGCCAGGCCGACGTCGTCTTTCACTATGCCCTCATGGAGATCTCCGGCAACGGACTGGCCGAGAACATCGCGAAGCACCTGTACAAGCGCGCCGTGGAATCCAGCCGCTATCAGGGAATCAACCCACCCGATGCGGTGCCTCTCACCTTGGACGAACACGGAGCGATAGTCGACGCCATCGCACGAAACGATGTCGCGGGCGCGCAGAAGGCCATGCACGACCACATTCACGTGTCGTGGGAACGTCGGCGTCTTCCCGATCATTCGCCACATGTGCGTTCCGACGGAGCCGAGGAATCCGACGATCAGTCGAGCGAGTAG
- a CDS encoding amidohydrolase family protein, translating to MTTRIDAHVHLWNRAVDPQHWIDPETMGAIDRDFEQPELQQMLAATGCSRAVVVQGTNSLNESIRLSQLDHSVVVGVVAWVDLTADVSAQLERLRSAASVPIVGVRHLAHIDPDPQWLLREDVGRGLSALQSQGLRFDFVVRDWQLPQASAVAAQHEGLQFVLDHLGGPPAPGCELSDWRSDLLALSRLPNVAAKLSGLVSGLAPGAWQSDDLRPVVDVALDAFGADRLLYGSDWPLVELGGGAGVWKASAERLLGALSGLEREHIFGLNAAEIYSLD from the coding sequence ATGACGACTCGTATCGATGCCCACGTTCACCTGTGGAACCGCGCCGTCGACCCACAGCACTGGATCGACCCCGAGACAATGGGTGCAATCGATCGCGACTTTGAGCAGCCCGAGCTGCAGCAGATGCTCGCAGCCACCGGATGCTCCCGAGCGGTCGTCGTGCAGGGAACCAACAGCCTGAACGAGAGCATCCGGCTGTCGCAGCTGGACCACTCCGTGGTGGTCGGTGTCGTGGCGTGGGTCGATCTCACCGCAGACGTTTCCGCACAGCTCGAGCGCCTGCGCTCCGCGGCGTCCGTGCCGATAGTGGGCGTTCGGCATCTCGCCCACATCGACCCGGATCCGCAATGGCTGCTGCGGGAGGACGTGGGGCGGGGACTGTCGGCGCTTCAGTCGCAAGGCCTGCGATTCGATTTCGTGGTGCGGGATTGGCAGCTGCCGCAGGCATCCGCCGTGGCAGCGCAGCATGAGGGCCTGCAGTTCGTTCTTGACCATCTGGGAGGGCCTCCGGCGCCCGGCTGCGAGTTGAGCGACTGGCGTTCAGACCTGCTTGCGCTGTCGCGTTTGCCCAATGTGGCCGCGAAGCTTTCCGGGCTGGTCTCGGGGCTCGCCCCCGGCGCGTGGCAGAGCGACGATCTCCGGCCGGTCGTGGATGTAGCCCTGGATGCGTTTGGCGCGGATCGCCTGCTTTACGGTTCCGACTGGCCGCTTGTTGAGCTGGGCGGAGGTGCTGGCGTGTGGAAGGCATCCGCGGAGCGACTGCTCGGTGCGCTGAGCGGGTTGGAGCGCGAGCACATCTTCGGGCTCAACGCAGCGGAGATCTACTCGCTCGACTGA
- a CDS encoding carbohydrate ABC transporter permease — MATVTPTATTRRRPTRRAYVRPRPTSRRNPRQRKSLLLTILMVIFVIYSLVPLLWLIINATKDQPNLYSSFGLWFGDGFSFFQNIADTFTYNNGIFLQWFGNTLLYVVVGAGGATVLATVAGYGLAKYKFPGKRAVFAVVLGAVAIPGTALAVPTFLLFSQMGLTNTPWAVILPSLISPFGLYLVWTYAIDAVPNELLEAARMDGASEFRTFFTISLRLLAPGIVTVMLFAIVATWNNYFLPLIMLSDPTWYPLTVGLAQWSAQATGVAAQPIFNLVITGSLLTIVPIVVAFLFLQRFWQSGLSAGSVKQ, encoded by the coding sequence ATGGCCACCGTGACACCAACGGCGACGACCCGACGCCGCCCGACGCGGCGCGCATACGTTCGGCCGCGGCCCACCTCGCGGCGTAACCCTCGTCAGCGCAAGTCGCTGCTGCTCACCATCCTCATGGTGATCTTCGTGATCTACTCGCTGGTGCCACTGCTGTGGCTCATCATCAACGCCACCAAAGACCAGCCCAATCTGTACTCCTCGTTCGGGCTCTGGTTCGGCGACGGCTTCTCGTTCTTCCAGAACATTGCCGACACCTTTACGTACAACAACGGCATCTTTCTGCAGTGGTTCGGCAACACGCTGCTCTATGTTGTGGTCGGTGCCGGTGGCGCGACGGTGCTCGCCACGGTTGCCGGTTACGGGCTGGCCAAATACAAGTTTCCCGGCAAGCGCGCCGTCTTCGCCGTGGTTCTCGGAGCGGTAGCCATTCCCGGTACCGCGCTCGCCGTGCCCACCTTCCTGCTGTTCAGCCAGATGGGGCTCACGAACACACCGTGGGCGGTCATCCTGCCCTCTCTCATCAGCCCGTTCGGTCTCTATCTCGTGTGGACCTACGCGATAGACGCCGTGCCGAATGAGCTTCTCGAGGCCGCCCGCATGGATGGCGCCAGCGAATTCCGCACCTTCTTCACCATCTCGCTGCGCCTCCTCGCCCCCGGCATTGTCACGGTCATGCTGTTCGCGATAGTCGCGACCTGGAACAACTACTTCCTGCCCCTGATCATGCTCAGCGACCCCACCTGGTACCCGCTCACCGTCGGTCTCGCCCAATGGAGCGCCCAGGCCACAGGAGTGGCGGCGCAGCCGATCTTCAACCTCGTGATCACGGGCTCGCTGCTCACCATCGTGCCCATCGTCGTCGCCTTCCTCTTTCTGCAGCGGTTCTGGCAGTCGGGGTTGAGCGCAGGCAGCGTCAAGCAATAA
- a CDS encoding HAMP domain-containing sensor histidine kinase: MSHVRARRPIQTLFRRLFLINGLVFAVGTLLLAFSPATGSSAPLLAELPILIIGLALILAANALLVRASLAPLAALTSVMQRVDLLRTRDRIPHSEKGDLGQLIRAFNEMLDRLEAERTASSAHALAAQEGERQRIAQELHDEIGQSLTVALLGLKHVVEQTPDHLREEALMAQTAVRSSLNEVRQVAHRLRPGVLADLGLHSALSSLSSEFSLSSGLDVTAAIDTTLPALSDEVELVLYRVAQESLTNVARHSGATEAELALSATDAGVTLRITDNGRGGPIHEGAGIRGMRERALLIDAELEITTTASGGIEVCLSAPGTTRGD, from the coding sequence ATGTCACATGTGCGCGCGAGACGCCCGATCCAGACCTTGTTTCGGCGCCTGTTTCTCATCAATGGGCTTGTCTTCGCTGTCGGAACGCTTCTGCTCGCCTTCTCACCGGCCACCGGTTCATCGGCGCCGCTTCTGGCGGAACTGCCCATTCTGATCATCGGGCTGGCGTTGATTCTCGCCGCCAATGCCTTGCTGGTGCGGGCGAGCCTCGCGCCGCTCGCGGCACTCACCTCGGTAATGCAGCGGGTCGACCTTCTGCGCACCAGGGACCGCATACCCCACAGCGAGAAGGGCGATCTCGGGCAGCTGATTCGCGCGTTCAATGAGATGCTCGACCGTCTCGAGGCCGAACGCACGGCCAGCAGCGCGCACGCCCTGGCCGCGCAAGAGGGCGAGCGGCAACGCATCGCCCAGGAGCTGCACGACGAGATAGGCCAGAGCCTCACCGTGGCGTTACTCGGCCTCAAACACGTGGTCGAGCAGACGCCCGATCATCTGCGCGAGGAGGCGCTGATGGCGCAGACCGCGGTGCGCTCCAGCCTCAACGAGGTGCGCCAGGTTGCCCACCGCTTGCGCCCCGGCGTTCTCGCCGACCTGGGCCTGCACAGCGCGCTGAGTTCGCTGAGCAGCGAATTCTCGCTCTCGAGCGGGCTCGATGTCACGGCCGCCATCGACACCACGCTGCCCGCCCTCAGCGACGAGGTCGAGCTGGTGCTGTACCGGGTCGCACAGGAGTCCCTCACCAATGTGGCCAGGCATTCGGGCGCCACCGAGGCAGAGCTGGCGCTGAGCGCCACGGATGCCGGGGTCACCCTGCGCATCACCGATAACGGACGCGGCGGCCCCATTCACGAAGGCGCGGGAATCAGGGGAATGCGCGAACGCGCCCTGCTCATCGATGCCGAGCTGGAGATCACCACCACCGCGAGCGGCGGCATCGAGGTGTGCCTGAGCGCGCCCGGCACGACACGAGGGGACTGA
- a CDS encoding ABC transporter substrate-binding protein: MKSTTRSTSALRRVATALVATAMIGASLVACSSATTGSTGSSASGSEADVTAALKKGGTITYWSWTPSAEAQVAAFEKAYPKVHVKLVNAGTNTTEYTKLQNAVKAGSGAPDVAQVEYYALSQFALGDALVDLKKYGFDSLKNDYTPGPWSSVNIGDKLIGLPQDSGPMALFYNKTVFDKYGLTVPKTWDEYVADAKKLHAADPTKYITSDTGDAGFATSMIWQAGGHPFTVDGSKVSINLQDAGTTKWTSAWNELVENKLLSSTPGWSDEWYKALGNGTIATLVTGAWMPGVLESSVKDGAGQWRVAPTPTYDGTATNSENGGGAQVVMKQSKNPALAAGFLKWLNNSPESIDVFLKSGGFPSTTKDLNSADFLASAPDYFGGQKINEVLVQGAKDVQTGWSYLPFQVYANSIFADTVGQSYAKNTDLNAGLKAWQKSLVDYGNQQGFTVTSK, from the coding sequence ATGAAGAGCACCACACGCTCGACGTCGGCACTGCGCCGCGTCGCAACCGCTCTGGTAGCAACCGCCATGATCGGCGCGAGCCTGGTTGCCTGCTCGAGCGCAACCACCGGCTCGACCGGTTCGTCGGCATCCGGCAGTGAAGCGGATGTCACGGCTGCGCTGAAAAAGGGCGGCACCATCACCTACTGGTCGTGGACGCCCTCCGCCGAAGCACAGGTTGCCGCGTTCGAGAAGGCGTACCCCAAGGTTCACGTGAAGCTCGTGAACGCCGGCACCAACACCACCGAGTACACGAAGCTGCAGAACGCCGTCAAGGCCGGATCGGGTGCCCCTGACGTCGCTCAGGTGGAGTACTACGCCCTCTCGCAGTTCGCGCTGGGCGATGCTCTCGTCGACCTGAAAAAGTATGGCTTCGATTCGCTCAAGAACGACTACACGCCCGGCCCGTGGAGCTCGGTCAACATCGGCGACAAGTTGATCGGCCTGCCGCAGGACTCCGGCCCCATGGCGCTGTTCTACAACAAGACGGTCTTCGACAAGTACGGGCTCACCGTTCCCAAGACGTGGGATGAGTACGTCGCCGACGCCAAGAAGCTGCACGCGGCAGACCCCACGAAGTACATCACGAGCGACACCGGAGACGCCGGATTCGCGACCAGCATGATCTGGCAGGCCGGCGGGCATCCGTTCACCGTTGATGGCAGCAAGGTCTCCATCAACCTGCAGGATGCCGGAACCACCAAGTGGACCTCGGCCTGGAACGAGCTCGTTGAGAATAAGCTGCTCTCCTCGACGCCCGGCTGGAGCGACGAGTGGTACAAGGCGCTGGGCAACGGCACCATCGCCACGCTCGTGACCGGCGCCTGGATGCCGGGCGTGCTCGAGTCGTCGGTGAAAGACGGCGCCGGTCAGTGGCGCGTCGCCCCGACGCCCACCTACGACGGCACCGCGACCAACTCCGAGAACGGCGGCGGCGCGCAGGTGGTCATGAAGCAGAGCAAGAACCCGGCGCTTGCGGCGGGCTTCCTCAAGTGGCTGAACAACAGCCCCGAGAGCATCGACGTCTTTCTGAAGTCGGGCGGATTCCCGTCGACGACGAAGGATCTGAACTCGGCTGACTTCCTGGCTTCGGCACCCGACTACTTCGGTGGCCAGAAGATCAACGAGGTTCTCGTTCAGGGTGCCAAGGATGTTCAGACCGGCTGGTCTTACCTGCCGTTCCAGGTGTACGCGAACAGCATCTTCGCCGATACCGTCGGCCAGTCGTACGCGAAGAACACCGACCTGAACGCCGGCCTGAAGGCGTGGCAGAAGTCGCTGGTTGATTACGGAAACCAGCAAGGCTTCACGGTCACCTCGAAGTAA
- a CDS encoding response regulator, with the protein MSVARTRILLADDHALVRRGLRLILDAEPDLTVVAEASDGAEAVAAAVEGEIDLAILDIAMPQMTGIQAAREISRRSPEIRILILSMYDNEQYFFEALKAGASGYVLKSVADQDLIEACRAAMRGESFLYPGAITALIRDYLQRDRQGERLPANILTAREEQITKLIAEGNSAKQIAESLSISVKTVDRHRANILQKLGMRNRLDLTKFAIRTGLVEP; encoded by the coding sequence ATGTCTGTTGCACGAACGCGAATTCTGCTCGCCGACGATCACGCGCTGGTTCGGCGCGGTCTGCGTCTCATTCTCGATGCCGAGCCCGATCTCACTGTCGTGGCGGAGGCATCCGATGGCGCAGAGGCTGTGGCGGCCGCCGTCGAGGGCGAGATCGACCTGGCCATTCTGGACATCGCCATGCCCCAGATGACCGGAATTCAGGCGGCGCGGGAGATCTCGCGTCGTTCGCCGGAGATTCGCATTCTGATCCTCTCCATGTACGACAACGAGCAGTACTTCTTCGAGGCGCTCAAGGCCGGCGCCTCGGGCTACGTTCTCAAATCGGTCGCCGACCAGGACCTCATCGAGGCCTGTCGGGCGGCGATGCGCGGCGAGTCATTTCTCTATCCGGGCGCCATCACCGCGCTGATCCGCGACTACCTGCAGCGTGACCGGCAGGGAGAGCGACTGCCCGCCAATATCCTGACCGCGCGGGAGGAGCAGATCACCAAGCTGATTGCCGAGGGCAATTCGGCCAAACAGATCGCGGAGTCGCTATCCATCAGCGTGAAAACGGTTGACAGGCACCGGGCGAACATCCTGCAGAAGCTCGGTATGCGCAACCGCCTCGACCTGACGAAGTTCGCGATTCGCACCGGCCTCGTTGAGCCCTAG
- a CDS encoding carbohydrate ABC transporter permease: MTTTSIRASGNATLTRRRERRDWRGWAFVAPFMIVFLAMIVAPVIYALYLSLFRQQLIGGNAFVGFDNYVHVFTDTKFWESFGRVTLFLIVQVPIMLALSLLAALALDSARLHGSSFFRIAIFLPYAVPGVVAALIWGFIYGDQFGLTASVNSLLGIHLQPFSPSWILGSIGNIVTWEFMGYNMLIFYAALRVISPELYEAAEIDGAGAIRTVFSIKIPALRGAIVIATVFSIIGSFQLFNEPNLLKPLAPNAISSFFTPNMYAYNLSFAGQQFNYAATVAIVMGVITAVIAYVVQLRGTREENR, from the coding sequence ATGACGACGACGTCCATACGCGCAAGCGGGAACGCGACGCTCACGCGCCGGCGGGAACGCCGCGACTGGCGGGGCTGGGCCTTTGTGGCGCCCTTCATGATCGTCTTTCTCGCCATGATCGTGGCTCCGGTGATCTACGCGCTTTACCTGAGCCTGTTCAGGCAGCAGCTGATCGGCGGAAACGCCTTCGTGGGCTTCGACAACTATGTGCATGTCTTCACGGACACCAAATTCTGGGAATCGTTCGGTCGCGTGACGCTGTTCCTGATCGTTCAGGTACCCATCATGCTGGCGCTCTCGTTGCTGGCAGCGCTCGCGCTCGACAGTGCGCGGCTGCACGGCTCGAGCTTCTTCCGCATCGCGATCTTTCTGCCATACGCGGTGCCCGGTGTCGTGGCCGCACTCATTTGGGGGTTCATCTACGGTGACCAGTTCGGGCTCACCGCCAGCGTCAACTCGCTGCTCGGCATCCATCTGCAGCCGTTCAGCCCCTCGTGGATTCTCGGTTCGATCGGCAACATCGTCACCTGGGAGTTCATGGGCTACAACATGCTCATCTTCTACGCCGCACTGCGCGTGATCTCCCCCGAACTGTACGAGGCCGCCGAGATCGACGGGGCCGGGGCCATCCGCACCGTCTTCAGCATCAAGATTCCGGCGTTGCGCGGCGCGATAGTCATCGCCACCGTCTTCTCCATCATCGGCAGCTTCCAGCTCTTCAACGAGCCGAACCTGCTCAAGCCGCTCGCGCCCAACGCCATCAGCAGCTTCTTCACGCCGAACATGTATGCCTACAACCTGTCGTTCGCGGGCCAGCAATTCAACTACGCCGCCACCGTGGCCATCGTGATGGGTGTCATCACCGCGGTCATCGCGTACGTGGTGCAGTTACGCGGAACCCGAGAGGAGAACCGCTGA
- a CDS encoding LacI family DNA-binding transcriptional regulator, protein MTDTPSTRRPRPTRGPSMGDVAAHAGVSSQTVSRVANGLSNVEETTRSRVLTSMQVLGYRPNKAARALRSGRFRNIGVVMFTLSSFGNMRTLDAIALSAARAGYSLTIVPVEHPTQQDVSVAFTRLLEQAVDGIVIVIEAHIVDEADVELPPGLPVVVIDSSARTDYPVVDTDQALGARQATQHLLQLGHPTVWHVAGPESSYSAARREGSWRETLEAAGRPVPPVFRGDWSTASGYEAGLQIARQPDVSAVFTANDQMALGVLRALHEKGRRVPHDVSVVGFDDMAESDSFWPPLTTVHQDFDIVGRQAIEILLTEIEHGLRRPATVVTPTRLVVRESTGPFARLT, encoded by the coding sequence ATGACCGACACCCCGTCAACGCGACGCCCCCGCCCCACGCGCGGGCCGTCGATGGGTGATGTCGCCGCACACGCGGGGGTCTCGTCGCAGACGGTCTCGCGCGTGGCCAATGGGCTGAGCAACGTCGAAGAGACCACGCGCAGCCGGGTGCTCACCTCGATGCAGGTGCTGGGTTATCGGCCGAACAAGGCGGCCCGCGCGCTGCGATCGGGCCGCTTTCGCAACATCGGCGTGGTCATGTTCACGCTGTCGTCGTTCGGCAACATGCGCACCCTCGACGCGATCGCGCTCTCGGCCGCGCGGGCCGGGTACTCGCTCACCATCGTGCCGGTCGAGCATCCGACCCAACAAGACGTGAGCGTCGCGTTCACGCGCCTGCTCGAGCAAGCGGTCGACGGCATCGTCATAGTGATCGAGGCGCATATCGTCGACGAGGCAGACGTCGAGCTGCCGCCCGGACTGCCCGTCGTGGTCATCGACTCGTCCGCGCGCACGGACTACCCCGTTGTCGACACCGACCAGGCGCTCGGCGCTCGGCAGGCCACGCAGCACCTGCTGCAGCTGGGGCATCCGACCGTCTGGCATGTTGCCGGGCCGGAATCCTCCTACTCGGCGGCCCGTCGCGAGGGGTCGTGGCGGGAGACCCTGGAGGCCGCGGGTCGACCGGTTCCTCCGGTGTTCCGGGGCGACTGGTCAACGGCATCGGGCTACGAGGCAGGCCTGCAGATCGCCCGGCAGCCGGATGTCTCGGCCGTCTTCACGGCGAACGACCAGATGGCGCTCGGCGTGCTTCGCGCGCTGCACGAGAAGGGTCGCCGGGTTCCTCACGACGTCAGCGTGGTCGGCTTCGACGACATGGCCGAGTCGGATTCGTTCTGGCCGCCGCTGACGACCGTGCACCAGGACTTCGACATCGTGGGACGCCAGGCCATCGAGATTCTGCTCACCGAGATCGAGCACGGGCTGCGCCGGCCGGCCACCGTGGTGACCCCGACGCGACTCGTGGTGCGGGAGAGCACCGGGCCATTCGCGCGCCTCACATGA
- a CDS encoding type II toxin-antitoxin system RelE family toxin — MSYAIRFTPKAAKQVRKLDPVAAKRIRGFLEQKLAQLDNPRLLGKKLVNEEFWRYRVGDYRILTNIDDDQILILIVEVAHRREVYSKL, encoded by the coding sequence GTGAGCTACGCGATCAGATTCACTCCGAAGGCTGCGAAACAGGTCAGAAAACTTGATCCAGTGGCGGCGAAGCGTATCCGGGGTTTTCTTGAGCAAAAACTTGCCCAGCTTGACAATCCGCGCCTGCTCGGCAAGAAGCTCGTGAACGAGGAGTTCTGGCGTTACAGAGTCGGCGACTACCGGATCCTCACAAATATCGACGACGACCAGATCCTCATTCTTATCGTTGAGGTTGCACACCGTCGCGAGGTCTACAGCAAGCTCTGA
- a CDS encoding SLC13 family permease: MSGAIALAIFLVAFYFIATEKVGKVKVVLIASGLMAVLGLIPGADVFYSEHAGIDWNVIFLLFGMMLIVAVIKQTGVFDFLGIWAAKMSRGRPYRLMVMLMVITAIASPFLDNVTTIMLIAPVTIVVCSRLRIAPQPYLIAEILASNIGGAATLIGDPPNIIIGSRAGLTFNDFLIHMSPIVAIVFVAFVLLTWVLFRKRFEYNPQHVAEVMALRERDAITDSRLLVRSMIVLAAVVAGFVLHSVLNVEPSIVALLGAGVMLLVSRSDVADAMREVEWQTLVFFAGLFVMVAALVNTGVIEVIGGWSLHALGDNPFAAATALLFGSAVLGAFFDNIPYVATIAPIVEGLVAQVPDAQTGQALWWSFALGADFGGNGTAVAASANVVAIGMAARAGHPISFWQFTKYGIVVTVFSTVIAWVYVWLRYFM, translated from the coding sequence GTGAGCGGGGCGATAGCCCTCGCCATCTTCCTCGTGGCGTTCTACTTCATCGCTACGGAGAAGGTCGGCAAGGTCAAGGTTGTTCTGATCGCCTCCGGCCTGATGGCGGTGCTCGGGCTGATCCCGGGTGCCGATGTGTTCTACTCCGAACACGCGGGCATCGACTGGAACGTCATCTTCCTGCTGTTCGGCATGATGCTCATCGTCGCCGTCATCAAGCAGACCGGAGTCTTCGACTTTCTCGGTATCTGGGCGGCAAAGATGTCGCGCGGGCGCCCGTACCGGCTGATGGTCATGCTCATGGTCATCACCGCCATCGCCTCGCCGTTTCTCGACAACGTCACCACCATCATGCTCATCGCGCCGGTGACCATCGTGGTCTGTTCCCGCCTGCGAATCGCGCCCCAGCCGTACCTGATCGCCGAGATTCTCGCCTCCAACATCGGTGGTGCGGCGACGCTCATCGGCGACCCTCCCAACATCATTATCGGCAGTCGTGCAGGGCTCACCTTCAACGACTTTCTCATTCACATGTCGCCCATTGTGGCGATTGTCTTCGTGGCGTTCGTGCTGCTCACCTGGGTGCTGTTCCGCAAGCGGTTCGAGTACAACCCGCAGCATGTTGCCGAGGTGATGGCGTTGCGTGAGCGCGATGCCATCACCGATAGCCGCCTCCTGGTGCGCAGCATGATTGTGCTCGCGGCTGTGGTCGCCGGTTTCGTGCTGCACTCCGTCTTGAACGTCGAGCCGTCGATAGTGGCGCTGCTCGGCGCCGGGGTGATGCTGTTGGTCTCGCGCTCAGATGTCGCGGATGCGATGCGTGAGGTGGAGTGGCAGACCCTCGTCTTCTTCGCCGGTCTCTTCGTGATGGTGGCCGCTCTCGTGAACACGGGCGTGATTGAAGTGATCGGCGGCTGGAGCCTGCATGCCCTCGGAGACAACCCATTCGCTGCAGCGACCGCCTTGTTGTTCGGATCTGCCGTGCTGGGCGCGTTCTTCGACAACATCCCCTACGTCGCCACGATAGCGCCCATCGTCGAGGGCCTCGTTGCGCAGGTTCCGGATGCGCAGACCGGCCAGGCGCTGTGGTGGTCCTTCGCACTCGGCGCCGACTTCGGCGGCAATGGAACGGCGGTGGCCGCCAGTGCGAACGTCGTAGCGATAGGCATGGCGGCCAGAGCCGGGCATCCGATCAGCTTCTGGCAATTCACCAAATACGGCATCGTGGTGACCGTGTTCAGCACCGTGATCGCCTGGGTGTATGTCTGGCTGCGCTACTTCATGTGA